In a single window of the Cervus elaphus chromosome 1, mCerEla1.1, whole genome shotgun sequence genome:
- the LOC122692713 gene encoding olfactory receptor 491, giving the protein MEVGNHTSVTEFILLGLTEDPTLCVIFFVVFLGIYVVTLLGNISIITLIRSFSHLHTPMYLFLSHLAFVDIGYSTSVTPIMLTGFLRHRLSLLVFGCEAQLCSVVTFGTAECFLLAAMAYDRYVAICLPLLYSTHMSPRVCVLLVGVSYLGGCVNACTFASCLLTLSFCGPNQIDHFFCDFSPLLKLSCSDVSIIEIIPSISSGSIIVVTVSVIALSYICILNTILKMRSTEGRHKAFSTCTSHLTAVTLYYGTITFIYVMPKSSYSTEQNRVVSVFYTVLIPMLNPLIYSLRNRDVKEALRKASVRIYS; this is encoded by the coding sequence CAGTGTGACAGAGTTCATCCTTTTGGGGTTAACAGAGGATCCTACACTTTGTGTTATCTTCTTTGTGGTATTTCTAGGCATTTATGTTGTCACCTTACTAGGCAATATCAGCATAATCACTTTAATAAGAAGTTTTTCCCATCTTCACACCCCCATGTACCTCTTCCTCAGCCATTTGGCTTTTGTAGACATTGGGTATTCCACATCAGTCACACCTATAATGCTTACAGGATTCCTCAGACATAGACTGTCCCTCCTTGTTTTTGGCTGTGAAGCCCAGCTCTGTTCTGTGGTCACATTTGGGACAGCTGAGTGCTTCCTGCTGGctgccatggcctatgaccgctatgtggccatctgcttGCCCCTGCTCTACTCCACCCACATGTCCCCCAGAGTCTGTGTTCTCTTGGTTGGGGTATCCTACCTGGGTGGGTGTGTCAATGCTTGCACATTTGCTAGTTGCTTACTGACTCTGTCTTTCTGTGGGCCTAATCAGATAGaccactttttctgtgatttctCCCCTCTGTTGAAACTTTCCTGCTCAGATGTCTCCATCATTGAAATTATCCCTTCCATCTCTTCTGGCTCCATCATTGTGGTCACGGTGTCTGTCATAGCTCTCTCTTACATCTGCATCCTCAACACCATCCTGAAGATGCGCTCCACTGAAGGGAGACacaaggccttctccacctgcacTTCTCACCTCACCGCAGTCACGCTCTACTATGGAACGATTACCTTCATCTATGTGATGCCCAAATCCAGCTACTCAACTGAGCAGAACAGAGTGGTGTCTGTGTTCTACACAGTGTTGATCCCCATGTTGAACCCCCTCATCTACAGTCTGAGGAACAGAGATGTAAAGGAGGCCCTGAGAAAGGCAAGTGTCAGAATATATTCTTAG